A single window of Pontibacillus chungwhensis DNA harbors:
- a CDS encoding glycerophosphodiester phosphodiesterase — protein sequence MKTFIFAHRGASRLAPENTMAAFILAQKMGADGVETDVQLTKDHIPVLIHDETLHRTTDGTGYVKDYTFEELKRLDAGSWFSEKYKGEQLLSLEEFLQWIASTNLVMNIELKNNLIDYKDIEQKVFNLITHYKLEHRTIISSFNPKSIRRFRRISKEIECACLTSRRPKDLQQLIQDSKANALHIKYTALTKGLLKEADRLQLPVRTYTINRPSRLMRSYKLNLDGIFTDVPHSAIEYKELYLHKHKS from the coding sequence GTGAAGACGTTTATATTCGCTCACAGGGGTGCAAGCAGATTGGCTCCGGAAAATACGATGGCTGCTTTTATACTGGCACAAAAGATGGGAGCAGACGGGGTTGAAACAGATGTACAGCTAACGAAAGATCATATCCCCGTCCTCATTCATGACGAGACCCTTCACCGCACAACAGATGGTACTGGATATGTAAAAGATTACACGTTTGAAGAATTAAAAAGACTTGATGCCGGAAGTTGGTTTAGTGAAAAATATAAAGGAGAACAGCTTCTTAGCTTAGAGGAATTTCTTCAATGGATCGCATCAACCAACCTTGTAATGAATATTGAGTTAAAGAACAACCTCATTGATTATAAAGATATTGAACAAAAGGTTTTCAACTTGATTACCCATTATAAACTCGAGCACAGAACGATTATCTCAAGCTTTAACCCAAAAAGCATCAGACGGTTTAGACGGATCTCAAAAGAGATAGAATGTGCTTGTCTAACAAGCAGACGCCCTAAAGATCTACAGCAACTCATACAAGACTCCAAAGCTAATGCTTTACACATTAAATACACCGCCCTAACAAAAGGTTTATTAAAAGAAGCCGATCGTTTACAGCTTCCAGTCAGAACCTATACAATCAATCGCCCCTCCAGATTGATGCGTTCTTACAAACTTAACCTTGATGGCATTTTTACAGATGTTCCCCATTCTGCTATAGAATACAAAGAATTATATCTACATAAACACAAATCCTAA